AAAAAACCCTCGCTTGCTTTTCATAGCAAACGAGGGTTCTTACGGTGCGTTATCAATGAGGCACAGTCGGCATAATCAAAAAGGCCAGTATGTATAATCCAATGCCGACTCCCCGGTAAATTGCGGCCAGAGCCCAAACCAGGCGGATAATTGTGACATCAATCCCAGTGTAATTGCTGACGCCGGCGCATACGCCAAACATCATGCCATTGGCAGGATCCAACATCAGATACTTTTGCCCCGGCAGTAAATCGGCCGGACTGCCCCCGCCCGAAAAAAACTGCCAGACCGCCAGGCCGCTTAATGTGTAAGCCCCAAGCCGTACCAACCAGACCAAAGCCACCGCCCCCCGGAGACTAACTATTGGGTTTAGTATTTCCCCAAAATCCACGGGATAAACGTACTCTTACGATTTAACGCCGCGGTACTAAGGTCAGGTGCTTGCGTTCGCCGCTTTCTTTCGTCGCATCAGGCAGGGGAACCCTGTCAACAGGCTTGCACCGTCCGATGCTGATCAGAATGCCGACGGCCGTCAGGTTTACCACCAGCGAGGTTCCGCCGTAACTGATAAACGGCAGGGGAATGCCGGTTACCGGAAACAATCCCGTCACCATGGCAATATTGCCTACGGCCTGACCCAGCACCAGAATAATTACGCCGGAAGCCAGCAGCATCCCCACGCTGTCGCTGGCATTCATGGCAATTTTGACGGCGTACCAGGTAAAGGCGGCCAGCATCACCAGCACCACTGCCGCTCCGATAAACCCCATCTCCTGACAGAGAACCGCAAAGGCAAAATCGGTATGAGCCTCCGGCAGATAGTAAAACTTACTGCCTCCCCGGCCCAGGCCTGTACCCCAGAATCCCCCAGAGCCAATGGCCAGCAGGGATTGAACGACTTGATACCCCGAAGTCAGAGGATATTGCCAGGGGTCCATCCAGGCCAGCACCCGCTCGGCCCGATAGCCTACGGCGAAGATCAGATAAACGATTACAGCGCTGCCGCCCAGGCTCAGCAAGAAAAATTCCTGTCTGGGAATGCCGGCAATAAGATAAAGAGTCAGACACAGCCCCATCATCACGGCTGCCGTGCCCATATCCGGCTGGCGCAATACTATAAAGCTCAATGCCAGATTGATGTATACCGGCAGGGAAAATAGGGAAATTGGCTGGGACCGGTCCATTTTTGTCCCCAAATAAGCCGCCGAAAGCAGGATGACCGCCAGCTTGGCCAGCTCAGACGGCTGGAATTTGATGAAAATCCGGATCCAGCGCCGTGCGCCGTTAGCATCTTCCCCCAAAAAGTGAACCGCAACCAACAGAGCCACTGTAGCCACAAGTAATACCGGCACCAAGGCAATAACCCGGCGGTATCCCAGTTTGGCAGTGATAAAAAGCCCCATAAGGCCCAAAAAAACGGTCAAAAAGTGCCGTTTGATAAAATAGTAACTGTCATGAAACAACTGACCCGCTAAAACAAAACTGGCACTGAACACCGTAATTGCCCCGAATACCACCAAGAGCAGGGTAATCACCAGTACTGCCTCAGACGGACCTGCCCAAAACCTGGTTTTGCTTTCCACGGCACTTCCTCCTGTTTGCTATATCAATCCTTATTATAGCAAAATTATAGCAAAAAACTATTACCGCCGGTTAAAGAATTGTCCGTAATTTGTGAGACATGAACCAAATTACCGGTTCCGCATATCCTATATTATGATTTTGTGCGAGGTGAATCAGATGGTAGAGACGCCATATTCGTTGTTGCTCATCGATACCGGGGGTTCCAACGTGTTCCTGGCGGACGGCCCCAGCGGCCAGGTTATCCGGGAATGGCCCTTTCCCAAAGAGTATACACCGCTGGATATTATTCTCAGGGACGGCGCCAAGCAGGCGTACATACTTGCCGCGGCTGAGGAAGACAGTGCGTTGTTTCAGCTGGACATCGCTTCAGAATCCTTCGCCCGCCTGCCCGTTGCACTGCCGACGACCGTTGCCTTTGCCCTCAGTCCAATAAGCGAAACGGCATACCTGGTAAATCGGGAAGGTTCTTTGCATTCCCTAAACCTGTCAGATCACCGGCTCTGCCGCATCGGTCAGGCAGATAGCAAGGCGGTTTGCACTGGCCTGGCTGCCGATCAAAATTATCTTTACAGCATCTGGCGGCATGAAACCGGCGGCTTGCTGGCAACCTTTACCCATAGTGGCCGGTTAATGGGCGAATCGCTCTTACCCGGCATCCCCACTCATCTTGCCCTGAGCAACAAGCATCTTTTGATTCCGTTTACAGCCAGTCAGTCAGGCTGCGAGGGGGTATTTCTGCTTCCCAGCGGCAAACCTGAAAATCATCCAACTGCCATTACCCTTCACTGCTGCCGGGAGGCGCCAATCTTTAAACTGTATCCCTGCTTCGCG
This genomic window from Acetonema longum DSM 6540 contains:
- a CDS encoding PspC domain-containing protein; protein product: MVWLVRLGAYTLSGLAVWQFFSGGGSPADLLPGQKYLMLDPANGMMFGVCAGVSNYTGIDVTIIRLVWALAAIYRGVGIGLYILAFLIMPTVPH
- a CDS encoding FtsW/RodA/SpoVE family cell cycle protein; the protein is MESKTRFWAGPSEAVLVITLLLVVFGAITVFSASFVLAGQLFHDSYYFIKRHFLTVFLGLMGLFITAKLGYRRVIALVPVLLVATVALLVAVHFLGEDANGARRWIRIFIKFQPSELAKLAVILLSAAYLGTKMDRSQPISLFSLPVYINLALSFIVLRQPDMGTAAVMMGLCLTLYLIAGIPRQEFFLLSLGGSAVIVYLIFAVGYRAERVLAWMDPWQYPLTSGYQVVQSLLAIGSGGFWGTGLGRGGSKFYYLPEAHTDFAFAVLCQEMGFIGAAVVLVMLAAFTWYAVKIAMNASDSVGMLLASGVIILVLGQAVGNIAMVTGLFPVTGIPLPFISYGGTSLVVNLTAVGILISIGRCKPVDRVPLPDATKESGERKHLTLVPRR
- a CDS encoding YncE family protein; this encodes MVETPYSLLLIDTGGSNVFLADGPSGQVIREWPFPKEYTPLDIILRDGAKQAYILAAAEEDSALFQLDIASESFARLPVALPTTVAFALSPISETAYLVNREGSLHSLNLSDHRLCRIGQADSKAVCTGLAADQNYLYSIWRHETGGLLATFTHSGRLMGESLLPGIPTHLALSNKHLLIPFTASQSGCEGVFLLPSGKPENHPTAITLHCCREAPIFKLYPCFAALSPDETTSYIVCEDSATVCIIDIAKACITGSIPVGRSLSSIALTPGGQLAVGGSHMFADLSLIDLVNERLLSITDCNRELFGKVVVVP